A region of the Deltaproteobacteria bacterium genome:
CGGGTGCGACCGCGAACTCCAGTACCGCCCCGACATCCTGCCGGTACGCTACCAGCCGCAGCCGCCGGACCTCGCCGCCGGCCTCATCTTGCCGCATGAGCGTCAACAACGCCTCCTCGGCCGCGGCGGCGAGACGGTCCCCCATGGCCGCGGTCCAACCGCTTGCGGACGCGAAATTGTCGAGAAACTCCCGGATCTTCGGGAGGGCGGCGATGCCCAGCTCGCACTCGAACCGCCTTCTGCGTGGTTCGGTCAAATCCATGAACGCGCTCATGAGAATGGCCGCCAGACCGCCGGCGGTCATCCCGTTGCGGAAGAGACCGCCCGCGAACCCGGCGACATACTCCGGAAACACCACGCCGTTCTGGAACCCGACCCCGATCCAAAAGGCGACGCCCACCACCAGTCCCTTGCGGTAGTCCATGCCGTCCTGGAGGACCATCTTCATGCCGATCACGAACAGCATGGCGACGATCACGATCAAGTAGGCTGCCACCACCGGGGCCGGGATCGCCACCACCAGGGCAAGAGCCTTGGGAAGGAAAGCCAAGGCCATCAGGATGACGCCCGCGGCCACCCCGAGGCTGCGGGCGGCCACGCCGGTGAGCTCGGCCACCGACACGGCGGTGGTGTAGGCGGTGTTCGGCACCGTGCCGGCGAGGCCGGACACCAGGTTGCCGATGCCGTCCACGGCGGCCGCGCCCTGAACCGCCCGGAAATCCACCGCCCGGGGACGGCGCCACGACGTGCGCTGGGCGGCGATGGAGCTGCTGATGGTGCGGATGGAGCCGATCAGCGCCACCAGCAGGAACGCCGGAAGGAGCGCCCAGAACGCCGGCCCGAAGTCGAAGGCAAGTCCCGGCCATTGGCCGTTGGGCAGGCCGACCCACGACGCCGCCGCGACGGGGCCCATGTCGTAGATCCCGAAGGGCGCCGCGACCACGGCGCCGCAGGCGACGCCGACGACCGGCGCCCACAGCCGCAGCGCCCCGCTCGCCTTGAGCGAAGCGCCGAGAATCACCAGCACCGTCACGACGGCGGTCACCGGAGCGGCGGCCGCCGGACTCCCCTCCGGCACGTCCGAGAGCATCTTGAAGACGACCGGCATCACCGTCACGGGTATCAGCATGATCACCGTCCCCGAGACGGTGGGCGTCATGATCCGCCGGAACAGCGACAGCCGCGCGGAAAGGACCAACTGGAAGAGCGCCGCGACCACGACCAGGGTAGCGAGCAGCCCCGGACCGCCTTCGGCCGCTGCGGTGATGCAGACCGCGATGAAGGCCCCGGAACTGCCCATCATGAGCACTTGGCCCATGCCGAACCGGCCGAGCCGGGCCGTCTGCAATACGGTGGCGGCCCCGCAGATGAGGGTGGCGGCGAACACGGCCCAGGCCAGATGGACCTCCGCGGCATTCGCGGCCCGCATCACTACCGTGGGGATCAGGATGGTAACGGTGGCGCTGATGACCGCGAGTTGCAGACCGAGGCCCAGGGAGACCGCGGCCGGAGGGCTTTCGTGGGGCTCGTAGCGGATGCCGGTGGTAGTCAAGAAGGTGCCTCGTTGTCGGTCTGTTCACCAAAATATCCCCACGGGCGCACGGATTCAATCCGGCTCCTGTCGCTATGGAGGTTTGTCGGGTACAGTGAGGCGATAAGGATCCGCTCAACGGAGGCGAGAAACCATGTCCGAGGACTACAACCTGCTCGGGGCGCCCGAATCCATGCGCGCCGCGCTCGCCCGCTACGCCGATACCCTGAAGGAGCTTGCCGGGGACAACGCGCGCTCGCTGACGCTGTTCGGCGCCGTCGCCGCCGGCACCTTCAACCCGCGCTCGCACACGGCGCGGAGCGTCTTCGTGGTGGGCGCCGTGGAACTCGAGATGCTGCGGAGGCTGGCGCGGCAGGGGCCGCGCCTGGGGAAGGCGCGCATCGCCGCGCCCCTGATCATGACGCCGGAGTACATCGAAGCGTCCCTGGACACCTTCCCGCTGGAGTTCCTGGAGATCGCCCAGCGCCGCATTTGCGTGTTCGGGGAGGACTACTTCCTGGACCTCTCCCTCAAGCCCGAAGACGTGAGACACCAGTGCGAACGGGAGATCAAGACCATCCAGATCGGCATGCGGCAGGCGCTGCTGGCGGCGGCGGGGCGGGACAAGGCGCTGACCACGGTGGAGGTGGATGTGGGAGAACGCCTGCTGCGGTCGTTGCGCGGATTGTTGTGGCTCCACGGCGATGGCGAGCCCAGGACGGCGCTGGACACGGTGGCGGCCGTCGAGAGCGGCCTCCAGCAAGCGCTGCCCGGTGTTCGCGGCGCCGTTGACGACCGCGGCCGTCACGAGTGGGAAGAGTTCAAGACCCTCTACGCCGACATCGACGTGCTCAGGACACACGTCAATGCGTGGTAGCGCCGGTCTCCTTGCCGGTTCGGGGCTGCTCGCATTGCTGGCCCTGTCGGCTTCACTCGCCGCGCCGGCCGGCGCGGCCGTCACGGTGAAGGATCCGGGCGCCTACGTCGTCGACACCGCCAACCTCATCGACGCCGCCACCGAACGCCGGATGGAGAACTGGCTGCGGGAGTTGGAACGGAAGACCACCGCGCAAGTCAAGGTCCTGACCGTGCCCACCACCGACGGAGAAGACTTCTTCGGCTTCGTGCAACGCCACGCGGAGGCGTGGAAGCTGGGCCGCAGGGGCAAGGACAACGGCGCACTCATCGCCCTGGCACTTAAGGAACGAAGGGTGCGGGTGCACACGGGCTACGGGCTCGAAGGGATACTGCCCGACTCCTGGGCGGGTACGGCTTCGCGCCGGGTGGCCGCGGATTTCTTCCGGGCGGGAAAATACGCCGAAGGGCTGCTGGCCCTCACGGTGGCCACGGCCAACCGGGTGGCGGACGCGGCGCGCGTGAAGCTCACCGGAGCGCCCGACTACCGGATCCGCGGCGGCCGGCGCGTCACCGGCACGGGCATCGGCGGCTCGCTGGTGCCGCTGCTGCTGGTGCTGTTCTTCCTGGGCTCGCTGCGGCGCCGGCGCCATCTCACGTCGTGGGGCGGGCGCGGCGCGGCCTCCGGCTTCCTCATGGGAGCCGTGCTGGGAAGCCTTCTCGGCGGCGGTTCCCGGTCCTGGGGTGCAACCGGCGGTGGTCTCGGAGGAGGCTTCGGCGGTGGTTTCGGGGGCGGGTTCGGCGGGTCGTTCGGGGGTGGGGGCGGTTTTGGCGGAGGCGGCGGGGGAGCCGGGTGGTGAGTGCCGGGCCGGCGAGTGGGCCTGGAGCAGGGTACGGAGGGTTTGAGACCCGCGTTGGCTTGACGGCGCAAAGGATCGTGCATACCTCTTGAAGGAAGGGGGAAATGCCTTGAACGCGTTGAAAATTCTGCTTATCGCTCTGGCCGTCGTGGTGGGCATGGCTTTGCTGGCGGGCGGCTGCGTCCTGAACGGCTACAACCGCGCCATCACCCTGGACGAGGGAGTCAAGAACCAGTGGGCGCAGGTGGAGAACCAGCTCCAGCGCCGCTTCGAGCTGATTCCCAACCTGGTGGAGACCGTCAAGGGCGTGGCCGGGCAGGAGGAGAAAATCTACCTGGGCGTGGCCAACGCGCGGAAAGCCTATTTCCAGGCCTCTACGGTCAACCAGAAAGCCCAGGCCGCCGTCGGCTTCGAACGCGCGCTCTCGCGGTTGCTCGTCTTGCGCGAGCAATACCCCCAACTCAAGTCCAACCAGAACTTCCTCAAGCTCCAGGACCAGCTCGAAGGCACCGAGAACCGCCTGGCGGTGGAACGAAAGCGTTTCAACGACGCCGTCACCGCAGTCAACACATTCGTGAGGAAGCTGCCCGGCCGCTTCTACGCCGGCCTCGCGGGAGTGGAGAAGGCCGAATACTTCGAAGTGGAGGACGCCGCCAGGGAAACGCCCCGGGTCAGCTTTTGAGAATACCAGAAATTTGACTTATCTAACTTTTTTGGTTATATTGGAGCCAGAAACAATTTCGAAGGGAGAAGAAATTGGAAGTCTGGCTGGTCATCGCTATCTCCATCGCCGTCAGCCTCGCCATCGCGTCGTTGCTGGAATACTGATTCCGGCGGCGACCTCCATTGAGTGACCGCGCGCGGCGCTACAGCGGCTCCACGCGCGCGGCGCAGAACTTGTACTCCGGAATTTTTCCGTAAGGGTCCAGGGCCGGGTTGGTCAGCAGGTTCACAGCCGCCTCGGCAAAGCAGAACGGGATGAACACGCAGCCGTCGGGGACGGCGCTGTCGGCGCGCGCCTTGATGTCGATGACGCCGCGGCGGGTGGATACACGGACGAACTCCCCCGGCGACACGCCGAGGCGGCGCAGTTCCCCGGGTGAAAGGTTCGCCACTGCCTCGGGTTCGAGCTCGTCGAGCACGCTGGCGCGCCGGGTAATGGCGCCGGTGTGCCAGTGCTCCAGTTGACGGCCCGTGCTGAGGATCATGGGGAACGACTCGTCGGGCTGCTCGTCGGGCGGGATGATGTCCACGGGCACGAGCTTGCCGCGTCCGCTGGCGGTGGGGAAACCGTCGCCGAACACGACATCCAAACCGGGCTCATCCGGCGCCGGGCACGGGTAGGTCACGGAGCTTTCCCGTTCCACCCGCTCCCAGGTGATGTGGTCGAGGGACGGCATGACCTGCTTCATCTCCGCGAAGACGTCCGCCGGACCGCTGTAGCTCCAGTCGAGGCCCATGCGGCGCGCGATCTCCTGGATGATCCACCAGTCCTGGCGTACCCCGGCCGGCGGCTCCAGCGCGGCCCGCCCCATCTGCACCTGGCGGTTGCTGTTGGTGACCGTGCCGTCCTTCTCGGGCCAGGCCGAGGCCGGCAGCACCACGTCGGCGTGGAACGCCGTCTCGGTGAGGAATATCTCCTGAACCACCAGGTGCTCGAGCCCGGCCAGTGCCTCGCGCGCGTGCCGCACGTCGGGGTCGGACATGGCCGGGTTCTCGCCCATGATGTACATGCCCTTGATCCGGCCCGCGTGCACGGCGTCCACGATCTCCATCACCGTAAGGCCCCGTTGCGGGTCCAGCGCCGTGTTCCAGACTTCCTCGAAACGCCGCCGCACCGCTTCTTGCTCCACCGAGCGGTAGTCGGGAAAGAACATGGGAATGAGGCCGGCATCGGAGGCCCCCTGGACGTTGTTCTGGCCGCGCAGCGGATGGAGACCGGTGCCGGGCCGTCCCACCTGCCCGGTGACCAGCGCCAGCGCGATGAGGCAGCGGGCATTGTCGGTGCCGTGGATGTGCTGGGAGATGCCCATGCCCCAGAAGATGATGGCGGCCCCGGCGCCGGCGTAGAGCCGGGCCACCGCGCGCACGGTGCCGGCGTCGATGCCGCAGACCTCCGCCATGGCCTCGGGCGTGAACTCCGCCACGTGCCGCTTCAGTTCTTCGAAGCCTTCCGTGTGGGCCGCCACGTAGTCCCGGTCGTAGAGCCCTTCGCCGATGATGACGTTGAGCAGTGCGTTGAGCAGGGCCACGTCCGTGCCGGGCTTGAACTGGAGCATCCGGGTGGCGTGGCGCCGCAGGGCCTGGCCCCGAGGGTCCATGACGATCAGCTCGGCGCCGCGCTTGGCCGCCTGCTTGAAGTAGGTGGCCGCCACCGGATGGTTCTCGGTGGGGTTGGCGCCGATGACGATGACGACGTCCGACTCCTCGCAGGCGGTGAAGGGCGCGGTCACCGCGGCGGAGCCGATGCCTTCCATGAGCGCGGCCACGGAGGACGCGTGGCATAGCCGGGTGCAGTGGTCGACGTTGTTGGTGCCGAAACCCGTGCGCACGAGCTTCTGCACCAGGTAGGCCTCCTCGTTGGATCCCTTGGCCGAGCCGTAGGCCGCCAAAGCGTCGCCGCCGTCCCGGTCGCGGACCTGCCGCAACCCGGCGGCCGCCGCGTCCAGGGCCTCCTCCCAGGAGGCCTCGCGGAAGTGGGTGTACGGGTTGGCCGGATCGATATCCGCCGCCGCGTCCTTGGGCGCGTCCTCGCGGCGGATCAACGGCGCCGTCAGCCGGTGCGGATGCGTCACGTAGTCGAAGCCGAAACGCCCCTTGACGCATAGCCGGCCGCGGTTGGACGGCCCGGTGCGTCCCCGCACCGCGACAATGGAATTGCCCTTGACCCGGTAGTCGATCTGGCAGCCCACGCCGCAGTAGGGACAGACGCTGGGCACCTCCGCGAGGTCCTCGCGCTTGTCCACGCCGTCCGCGTCCACCAGCGACGCGGGCATGAGCGCGCCGGTGGGGCAAGCCTGCACGCATTCCCCGCAGGCCACGCAGGTGCTGTCGCCCATGGGGTCGTCGAAGTCGAAGACGATCTTGGCGCCGGCGCCGCGGTGGGCCATGCCGATGACGTCGTTCACCTGCACCTCGCGGCAGGCGCGCACGCACAGGTTGCAGTGGATGCAGGCGTCGAGGGCCACGCGCATGGCCGGATGGCTCGCGTCCGCGGCCGGCGCCGCGCGCGCCGGGAAGCGGCTTTCGCTCACGTCCATCCGCTCGGCCCACTGCCACAGGCGCGAGCCGGCGTCATGGGCGGTCTCCCTGGCGGGCTGGTCCGCCACCAGCAGTTCCATGACCATGCGCCGCGCGCTGCGGGCGCGTTCGCTGTCCGTATGCACCTTCATGCCCGGAGCCGGGCGGCGGATGCACGAGGCCGCCAGCACGCGCTCGCCCTCCACCTCCACCATGCACGCGCGGCAGTTGCCGTCGGGCCGGTAGCCGGGCTGCGGGTCGTAGCACAGGTGCGGCAGCACCGTGCCGTGGCGCTCGGCCGCCTGCCAAAGGGTCTCGCCCGGGGCGGCTTCCACCTCGCGCCCGTCGAGGGTGAAACGCACGGGCTCGCTCACGACAGATCCTCCCCGAAGTAGCGGTAGGCGCAGCGCACCGAGTTGGGCGCCGCCTGTCCGAGGCCGCAGATGGAGGCGTCGGCCATGGCGGCGCCCAGGGCCTCCAGCAAGGGCTCGTCCCACGACGGCCGCTCCATCAGCGCCACCGCCTTCTCCGTGCCCACGCGGCAGGGCGTGCACTGGCCGCAGCTCTCGTGCTTGAAGAAGCGCATGAGGTTGCGCACCACGGCTTTCACCTCATCCTGGTCGCTCAGCACCACCACGCCGTGGGAGCCGACGAAGCAACCCTGTTCGTCCAGAGGGCCGAACTTGAGCGGGATGTCGGCCATGGAGGCGGGCAGCAGGCCGCCCGAGGCGCCGCCGGGGAGGTAGCCCTTGAAGCGGTGACCGGAAGCCATGCCGCCGCAGTGCTCGTCGATCAGCTCGCGCGCGGTGATGCCGGCGGGGGCGATCTTCACGCCCGGTTGCGCCACCCGGCCCGACACCGACCAGGCGTGGAGGCCGGCGCCGCCGTTGCGGCCCTGGGCGGTGTACCACTCCGGCCCCTTCTCCAGGATGTCCCGGACCCAGTACAGGGTCTCGACGTTCTGCACCAGCGTCGGACGGCCGAACAGCCCCGTCTCGGCCACGTACGGCGGCCGGTGCCGCGGCAGGCCACGCTTGCCCTCGATGCTCTCGATCATGGCCGACTCTTCGCCGCAGATGTAGGCGCCGGCGCCCCGGCGCAGGACCAACTCCACGTGCGCGGCCATCCCCGCTTCCCGGAGCCGGGGCAGCTCCCGAGACAGGATTTCCCTGACCTCGGCGTATTCGTCCCGCAGGTAGATGTAGGCCGTTTCCGCTTCCACCGCCCAGGCGGCGACCAACAGGCCCTCCAGGAACCGGTGCGGGTCGCCCTCCATGAAATAACGGTCCTTGAACGTGCCGGGCTCGCCCTCGTCCGCGTTCACGGTCATGAGCCGCGGGCCGGGATAGCCGCGCACGATCTGCCACTTGCGCCCGGTGGGAAAGCCCGCGCCGCCGAGACCCTGGAGGCCCGAAACCGTCACCTGCTCCACAACGTGTTCACGGCTCCGTGTGCCGTCGAGGCACTCCTTCAGGAGCGTATAGCCGCCCTCCGCAACGTATGCGTCGCAGGCCTTGTAGGCCGGTATCACCGGTTCCGTCTCCCCACCCCGGACCAAGGCCGTCACCGAGTCCACGTTCGCGCTCTCCACGTAGCGCCGCCCCACCCGCGCCACGGGCGCGCGGTCGCAGCCGCCCATGCACGGTGCCGGCAGCACGCGCGCGCCGTCGCCGAGCGCCCGCGGCAGGTCGGCCAGGAGCCCTTGCGAACCCATCATCTCGCACACGACACCGTCGCACACGCGCACGGTCGGATCCGCCGGCGGCGCCGAACCGTCCCGGTCCACGTCGAAATGCGCATAGAAGGTCGCCACCTCGTAGACTTCGGCCAAGGCCAGACGCATCTCATCCGCCAGCGCCGCAAGATGGGAGCCGGACAGGACATGGTAGCGGTCCTGAATCGCGTGCAGGAACTCGATCAGGAGGTCCCGCCGCCGCGGCCGGTCCCTTAGCAACGCGCGCACCTGCTCCAGCGCGTCCGGATCGATCTGGCGTCCTCTCGGACGGTTCCGCCCTCCCCTCCGGCCGGCACCCGGGTGCCTGCGCCACCGCGGCGGCTCGTGCGTTTCGGCCATCTTCTCAGGCTTCCCGGTTCGACATCCGTGAACGGCGCGCTGTGCGCTTGCTCACCGACTCTCCTTCTCGAGGCGCTCGATCAGCGCCGCCACCTCGTCGAGACGCGCGCGGGCTTCCGCCGCCGACCGGGCCACCTGATCCGCCGCGGCCCCGTCATGCACCGCGTCCTCCAGCGTCGTCACGGCGATACCAAACACTTTCAGCAGACGGCGCACTTCATCGCTTGGCATCAAACAGCCCCTCCTGGTGGATGGCGCCCGTCATGAGGCACACCCGCTCAGTCCCAACGCCCTACGCTTGGCCTCGGACACGCGGCCATCCTCCTCCCATTCGCGGGCGCTGTAATAGTCCCGGATCATCTCTCGCAGCTCGTCCCGGGTGAGCCGTGTCCCCTGGGCCACGCCCGCGGTCAGGGATTCCGTCAGCACTCGTGGCGGCAGCGCGTCGTCCTCGGGCCGCCAGCCCTCGCGCTCGTTGAAACAGCGCTTGAGGGTGTGAATGCGCTCCGCCGCCAGACGCAGCTCGGCCGCGCTGTAGTCCCAGCCCGTGACCTTCGCCAGCAGGTCCGCGGCCTCGGCGTAGAAGTCCTGGAAGCAGTTGCGCAGGAACTTGCAGACGATGAGCGAGTCCAGCGCCGCGGCGAAGTCTTCCGAGGCCGCCACCAGCGCACCCCGGGGCGGCGCGGAGTCGAGGCGGTCCACCTTGCCGGAGAAATCCGCCTCGTAGGCACCGGAGCGGTTGTGGCACGCGCCGCGCGGACTCACCGCCAGCCCCAGGGCCATGGTCTTGAGGCTCCGAGGCTCGTAGCCCGGCAGTTCCAGCCCCTTCACTTGCATGGCCCAGTCCAGCGAACCGCCGCCCAGGGCGAGCGCGGCGCGCCGGGAACCCTCTGCAAGAAGATCGCCCACCCCCCGGCGCTCCGCGATGGCCGGTATCGCGTCCAGCACCGCCTCCGCCGCGCCGAAGCGCAAGCCGCCGGCCTCCGGCAGGAGCCCCCGCTCCGCGCACTCCATGGCCCATGCCAAAGTGCCGCCGGTGCTGATGCTGTCGAGGCCGTATGCGTCGCACAGGCGCGCGGCCTCCAGCACGGCGTCGCGGTCATCGAGGCCGCATAGCGGCCCCAGGGCGAACAGGGTCTCGTACTCCATGCGCTGCTCGCCGCCCGACGATGCCTTGAACAGCCTCTCGCAGCGAATGGTGCAGGACGCGCACCCGTTGCGCCGGCTGAAGCTGGTTTCGGTCAGGCTCTCGCCGCTCAACGCGTCGGCGGCGTCGAAGGTGGGCTGCCGGAAGTTGCGCGCGGGCAGCGCGCCGAGCCGGTCGAACACCGCCAGGTTGGCCACCGTGCCCACCTCGCGGTATTTGGCGGTGTGAGTCCCCAGGCTCCGCCGGCGCAGCGCGGCGGCGGCGGCCGCCACCCCTTCGGGGTCCGCCACCTCGACATGCCTGCCGCCGCACAGCGCGACGGCTTTGAGGTTCTTGGAACCCATGACCGCGCCCACGCCGCCCCTGCCCGCGTGCCGGCCCTCGTTGCTGATGGTGGCGAAACGCACGAGGTTCTCCCCCGCCGGCCCCACCGCCGCTACCCGTACCGCGGCACCCTCCAGCTCGGCGCGCACCGCGTTCTCCGTATCCGCCGCGCTCTTGCCCCAGAGATGGCGCGCGTCGCGCAACTCCACGCCGTCGTCCCCGACGAGCAGGCACACGGGCTCCGGCGCCCGGCCGGCGACCACCAGCGCGTCGACGCCCACCGCCTTGAGCGCCAGCGCGAAGAAGCTGGACGAGAGCGAATCCGCGATGAAACCGGTCAAGGGCGACTTCGTCACCACCGCGTACTTGGCCGTGGTGGTGAGCCCGGTGCCCGCCAGCGGCGCACTGGCGAAGACGAGGGGGTTCTCCGGCGCCAGGGGCTCCACGCCCGGCGGCGCGAAGTCGTAGAGCAGGCTGGTGCCCAGGCCGATGCCGCCGACAAAGGCGCGCAAACGCTCCGCCCCGATCTCACGCCAATAGTGGCGGCCCGAGTCGAGGTCCACGTGAAGGAGCCGGCCGTGAAACCCGTGCACCGTCATCCTCCGGCGTCGCTGGACATGAGCAGCACGCGGTCGCCCGGCGCCACCCGGCGGCTGCCGTCGCGCACGAAGTCGCGGCCGTTGAGGTTGCACACGTGGCCGGCGGTGAGGCCGTCCGCCGCCTCGGTCAGGACCGGACCCACCAGCACGGGCAGCTTCCGCGCCAGCGCGGACCACACGTGGGCCAGGGTGGCCGATTCGGGGAGGTCCACGGACACACGGCCGGTGCGGGCGCGCAGGCGCGCGACCCCGAACAGCTCCACCTCGCATCGGCCGGCGGCGGGACGCGCCGCGACCTCCGTGGCCGGCCGCCAGCGCGCCAAGGCGCGCTCGTAGTCGTCCGGAGTGTTCATGTTGAAGAAGCTCCAACCGTCCGGATCCAAGGCGCGGATCTCGTCCTCCTCCACCTTCAGGGTGCGCACCTTGTCGAAGAGGAAGACCGGGCGCAGCTCGCCGCGCTCGAGTTGCCGCTCCAGCAACGGCAGCACCGAGCGCCGGTACACCGCGTGGAGCGGCTGGAGGCGCCCCTCCCAGTGCGGCACCACCACGTCGTGCCCCGGCAGCCGGGCGGCCAAGTGCGAGACCAAGGGAAGACTGAGGAACGGCACGTCGCACGAGGTCACGAAGGCGGCCGCGCTCCGGCACTCCCGGAGGCCGTAGCAGAGGCCGCCCACCGGCCCCTGATACGCTACCTCGTCGCGCACGAGCGTTACCGGGAGTTCCGGCAACTCCTGCCCGTGCGCGGCCACCAGCACGATATCCGGGAACAGGGTCGCAAGCCCGCGGATCACGAGCTTCACCAAGGGCTCTTCCCCGAAGGACAGCATGGCCTTGGGCCGGCCCATGCGACTGCTCTTGCCGCCCGCCAGAACGATGGCGGAACCGACCTTGTCCAATTCACCGGTCATGCTTCATCTCTTGCCGAGCCCCGGCGGAATTCTCCGCCACGCGACCCTCTCACCGGAATGATTCCACAGCGGTTCGATGAGCACAAGAACGGCGCTTTGGGAAGACACATGAGCCGAAGAAAGGACGTCGAGTCCGAGGAAGCTCAGCTTGCCCGAACATGGTTGAGACCGGTTCCGGCAAGGTAGCCAAGCCAGACGGCGATCAGGCAGACCGCGACGGAGAGAACGACGTTGCCGGCCGCGGGCACCCATTGGCCATCGCGCAGAAGCTGGAGCGTCTGCAAGCTGAACGCCGAGAAGGTCGTGTAGCCGCCGCAGAAGCCCACCATGATGAACGCGCGAGCCTCGGGCCCGGGCGCCCATGGATGGTCGAGGGAACCGCTCAACGGTGCAACCACGCCGATGATGAACGAACCCGTCACGTTGACGAGCAAGGTGCCCCAGGGGAATGCGTCGCCGAACCGCTCCGAAACCAGGCTGGTGCACCAATAGCGTCCAACACCGCCGATGGCGCTGCCGAGCGCGATCCACAGGTAGGTCATACGCCGGATCGTGAACGAGAGTCAGTGTCCGATGGCCCAGGGGCGGCGTGCGC
Encoded here:
- the crcB gene encoding fluoride efflux transporter CrcB, translated to MTYLWIALGSAIGGVGRYWCTSLVSERFGDAFPWGTLLVNVTGSFIIGVVAPLSGSLDHPWAPGPEARAFIMVGFCGGYTTFSAFSLQTLQLLRDGQWVPAAGNVVLSVAVCLIAVWLGYLAGTGLNHVRAS